A genomic region of Chitinimonas arctica contains the following coding sequences:
- a CDS encoding GNAT family N-acetyltransferase, translated as MSLHCEIRPATRDDIATIADLADRIWRTHYPGIIPAEQIDYMLAQRYSHAALLAQIEAADQWFDLALIDGKPAGFAQYYRSAPDEIKLDKLYLLPELHGKGYGSRLIYHVKKQARQLGGKTLILSVNKHNKKAISAYQHSGFVIRDSVMIDIGGGFVMDDYVMAKTL; from the coding sequence ATGAGCCTGCATTGCGAAATCCGCCCCGCCACGCGCGACGATATAGCCACCATCGCCGACCTGGCCGATCGCATCTGGCGCACTCACTACCCCGGCATCATCCCCGCCGAGCAGATCGACTATATGCTGGCGCAGCGCTATAGCCACGCCGCCCTGCTGGCACAGATCGAAGCGGCCGACCAGTGGTTCGACCTGGCCTTGATCGACGGCAAGCCGGCCGGTTTTGCCCAGTACTACCGGTCCGCGCCGGACGAGATCAAGCTCGACAAGCTCTACCTTCTGCCGGAGCTGCACGGCAAGGGATACGGCAGCAGGCTGATCTACCACGTCAAGAAGCAGGCGCGCCAATTGGGCGGCAAAACCCTGATTCTGTCGGTCAACAAGCACAACAAGAAAGCCATTTCGGCTTATCAGCACAGCGGCTTCGTGATTCGCGATAGCGTGATGATCGATATCGGCGGCGGCTTCGTCATGGATGACTATGTAATGGCGAAAACGCTCTGA
- the murJ gene encoding murein biosynthesis integral membrane protein MurJ, whose amino-acid sequence MNLLKALARTSSMTMLSRILGLVRDTMNAHQFGANKAMDAFVVAFLLPNMFRRIFAEGAFSQAFVPVLAEYKQQRGETATRAFVADVCGLLTLALLVLTVIGVVAAPAIVYLSASGFARQPEKYQLAVDLTRITFPYILLISLSSLAGSILNTWNRFAIPAFTPALLNLSMIAFGILLSPYMAQPIFALAIAVAVGGVAQLAFQLPFLARIGMLPRPRLNLRDPGVWRVLKQMGPAMFGVSVAQISLLLNRNFASWLPDGSMSWLYFADRLMELPTGVLGVALGTILLPSLAKLSAADRQDDYSAMLDWGLRLCCLLALPAAAALAVMAEPLITVLFERGQYGLNDTLQTQRALGAYAVGLLALIAIKVLAPAFYARQNIKTPVKIGIVTIVATQLFNIGLLWAGLAHAGLALAISLGACVNAGLLLAGLLRSGIYRPRTGWPAFLLKLTLATGLMAATLWGLQQVLGAWHGVPTLLQIGKLTLLVSAGMAVYFGVLAALGFRPRDFSRRAV is encoded by the coding sequence ATGAACCTGCTAAAAGCCCTCGCCCGCACCAGCAGCATGACCATGCTGTCCCGCATTCTCGGCTTGGTCCGCGACACCATGAACGCGCACCAGTTCGGTGCCAATAAGGCGATGGACGCCTTCGTGGTAGCGTTTCTGCTGCCGAATATGTTCCGGCGCATCTTCGCCGAAGGGGCTTTTTCACAGGCCTTCGTGCCGGTGCTGGCGGAGTACAAGCAGCAACGCGGCGAGACCGCCACCCGCGCCTTCGTCGCCGATGTCTGTGGCCTGTTGACCCTGGCGCTGCTGGTCTTGACCGTGATCGGCGTGGTGGCGGCCCCGGCCATCGTCTACCTGTCGGCCTCCGGCTTTGCCCGCCAGCCGGAAAAATACCAGCTGGCTGTCGACCTGACCCGCATTACCTTCCCCTATATCCTGCTGATCTCGCTGTCCTCCCTGGCCGGCAGCATCCTGAACACCTGGAACCGCTTCGCGATACCGGCCTTCACGCCGGCCCTGCTGAACCTGTCGATGATCGCCTTCGGCATCCTGCTATCGCCCTATATGGCGCAGCCGATCTTCGCCCTGGCCATTGCCGTGGCGGTGGGCGGCGTGGCGCAACTGGCCTTTCAACTGCCCTTCCTGGCTCGCATCGGCATGCTGCCCCGGCCCCGGCTCAATCTGCGCGACCCGGGCGTCTGGCGGGTACTGAAGCAGATGGGGCCGGCCATGTTCGGCGTCTCGGTCGCCCAGATCAGCTTGCTGCTGAACCGCAACTTCGCCTCCTGGCTGCCGGACGGCAGTATGAGCTGGCTGTATTTCGCCGACCGTCTGATGGAATTGCCCACCGGCGTCCTGGGCGTCGCCCTGGGCACCATCCTGCTCCCCAGCCTGGCCAAGCTCAGCGCCGCCGACCGGCAGGACGATTACTCCGCCATGCTCGACTGGGGACTGCGGCTCTGCTGCCTGTTGGCCCTGCCTGCGGCCGCCGCCCTGGCGGTCATGGCCGAGCCGCTGATCACGGTACTGTTCGAGCGCGGCCAGTATGGTCTGAACGATACCCTGCAAACCCAGCGCGCCCTCGGTGCCTATGCGGTGGGCCTGCTTGCCTTGATCGCCATCAAGGTCCTGGCGCCGGCCTTTTACGCGCGGCAGAACATCAAGACGCCGGTAAAGATCGGCATCGTGACCATCGTCGCGACCCAGCTGTTCAATATCGGCCTGCTGTGGGCCGGGCTGGCCCATGCCGGGCTGGCGCTGGCCATCAGCCTGGGCGCCTGCGTCAACGCCGGACTCTTGCTCGCCGGCCTGCTGCGCAGCGGCATCTATCGCCCACGGACCGGCTGGCCCGCCTTCCTGCTGAAACTGACCCTTGCCACCGGCCTGATGGCAGCCACCCTGTGGGGCCTGCAGCAAGTGCTCGGCGCCTGGCATGGCGTGCCTACCCTGCTGCAGATCGGCAAGCTGACGCTGCTGGTTTCGGCTGGCATGGCGGTGTATTTCGGTGTCCTGGCCGCACTGGGCTTCAGGCCACGCGATTTTTCCCGGCGGGCGGTGTAA
- the rpsT gene encoding 30S ribosomal protein S20, with product MANSAQARKRAGQAAKARLHNMGQRSEFRTAVKKVLKAIEAGDKAAAVETFKASTSTLDRIADKGVFHKNKAARHKSRLAAAIKAMA from the coding sequence ATGGCAAATAGCGCACAAGCACGTAAGCGTGCTGGTCAGGCCGCCAAGGCCCGCCTGCATAACATGGGTCAACGTTCGGAATTCCGCACCGCAGTCAAGAAGGTGCTGAAGGCCATCGAAGCCGGCGACAAGGCCGCTGCCGTCGAAACCTTCAAGGCTTCGACCAGCACCCTGGATCGTATCGCCGACAAGGGCGTGTTCCACAAGAACAAGGCAGCTCGCCATAAGAGCCGCCTGGCCGCCGCTATCAAGGCAATGGCTTAA
- a CDS encoding group II intron maturase-specific domain-containing protein produces MLLGNAGHQKPARVGRSVSGQGEADPKTVRDEAWPAQPGQDGSGQSLLQRAGERVLAGLRRLYAKLHLQVNEGKTAVASAFGRKFLGFSLWGARGGEVKRKVASKALEKYKQRIRALTRRSGGRSLEQVIDRLKAYIPGWKGYFQLAQTPRVFRELDEWLRHRLRTLHLKHWKRGTTMYRELKRLGASEADAKRIAGNSRCWWRNGCGALNRVLPIAYFDRLGVPKLA; encoded by the coding sequence ATGTTGCTTGGCAATGCAGGGCATCAGAAACCGGCGCGTGTCGGTCGTTCCGTCAGCGGGCAAGGTGAAGCCGATCCCAAAACGGTGCGTGATGAAGCATGGCCGGCGCAACCTGGACAAGACGGCTCAGGGCAAAGCCTGCTGCAGCGGGCAGGGGAACGCGTCCTAGCGGGTCTTCGTCGCCTGTATGCAAAACTGCATCTGCAGGTGAACGAAGGCAAGACAGCGGTAGCCTCGGCCTTTGGGCGCAAATTCCTGGGATTCTCCCTGTGGGGTGCGCGTGGAGGTGAGGTGAAGCGCAAAGTCGCCTCGAAGGCGCTGGAGAAGTACAAGCAGCGTATTCGAGCACTGACGCGGCGCAGTGGTGGACGCAGCCTGGAACAAGTGATCGACAGACTGAAGGCGTATATCCCCGGTTGGAAGGGTTACTTCCAGTTGGCGCAAACGCCAAGGGTGTTTCGAGAATTGGACGAATGGCTGCGCCATCGACTACGCACCCTGCATCTGAAGCACTGGAAGCGGGGCACGACGATGTATCGGGAACTGAAGAGGCTGGGTGCGAGCGAAGCAGACGCGAAGCGGATCGCCGGCAATTCTAGATGCTGGTGGCGTAACGGCTGCGGCGCTCTGAACCGGGTGCTGCCTATTGCGTACTTCGATCGCCTAGGCGTTCCAAAGCTCGCCTAA
- a CDS encoding Fic family protein — protein MRYDNRLNHETLLQALTKLFAAGSEFVSSSQLVDATRSSLPTVKRTLSKLVQEGRIEVTGKARATRYRLLTTSTPAAAERAPAKLPMAITLARFGPNWSAASSKLRQQLVLPLAARAPVSYCREFVDAYKPNETFLLPVELAEELLALGQLPGQLPAGTYVRKVLEQLLIDLSWSSSHLEGNRYTLLDTEELFKSGAAAADSDAVMLLNHKAAIEFLVDAVPVQGLGSSLIRNLHAVLMQDLLEDAASLGTIREKVVNISGTTYVPTQIPAVLQEMLEHVILKAQLIKNPLEAAFFLWVNLAYLQPFEDGNKRVSRLAANIPLMLYNQAPLSFLDIDREDYALAMMGIYEACDVSMAVDLFEWTYRRSQTKYKVVSASLGSPDPFRIKYREALNEAVGRVVRSRQAVEEALVVLGLPDEDMPKFQLLLAQELKVLAIFNCARYRLGMNETQAWIDEGRPG, from the coding sequence ATGCGTTACGACAACCGCCTGAACCACGAAACATTACTGCAAGCCTTGACCAAGCTGTTCGCGGCAGGAAGCGAGTTCGTCTCGTCATCGCAGTTGGTTGACGCAACCCGCTCGAGCTTGCCTACAGTCAAGCGAACGTTGTCAAAGCTGGTACAAGAAGGCCGAATTGAAGTCACAGGAAAGGCCCGTGCGACTCGGTACCGACTGCTGACAACGAGCACGCCTGCCGCCGCTGAGCGGGCGCCGGCAAAGTTGCCCATGGCAATCACGCTAGCCAGGTTTGGCCCGAACTGGAGCGCCGCAAGTTCGAAACTCAGGCAACAGTTGGTACTGCCACTGGCAGCCCGCGCGCCGGTTTCGTACTGCCGTGAATTCGTTGACGCATATAAGCCCAACGAAACCTTTCTGCTCCCTGTCGAACTCGCCGAAGAATTGCTTGCGCTCGGGCAGCTCCCTGGCCAACTTCCAGCGGGTACCTATGTCCGCAAAGTACTGGAACAACTACTCATCGATCTCTCTTGGTCGTCCTCTCATCTCGAAGGCAATCGTTACACCCTCCTGGATACCGAGGAGCTTTTCAAAAGCGGCGCCGCCGCTGCCGACAGTGATGCCGTCATGCTGCTCAATCACAAAGCTGCCATAGAGTTTCTTGTGGATGCTGTTCCAGTGCAGGGACTTGGCTCCAGTCTAATTCGCAACCTGCATGCAGTATTGATGCAAGACCTGCTGGAGGATGCGGCGTCGCTTGGGACGATTCGCGAGAAAGTCGTCAATATCAGCGGCACCACATACGTACCTACCCAGATCCCGGCAGTGCTGCAAGAGATGCTGGAGCACGTCATCCTGAAGGCGCAGCTCATCAAAAACCCCTTGGAGGCAGCCTTTTTCCTCTGGGTAAACCTGGCGTATCTACAGCCTTTCGAAGACGGGAACAAGCGAGTGAGCCGGCTCGCAGCCAATATCCCGTTGATGCTCTACAACCAGGCGCCGCTGTCCTTTCTCGATATCGACCGTGAAGACTATGCGCTGGCCATGATGGGAATCTACGAGGCCTGCGATGTCTCGATGGCAGTAGACCTTTTCGAGTGGACCTATCGCCGCTCCCAAACCAAATACAAGGTCGTTTCGGCGTCGCTGGGATCGCCGGACCCGTTCCGCATCAAATACCGCGAGGCACTCAACGAAGCGGTGGGGAGGGTGGTTCGAAGCCGTCAAGCCGTGGAGGAAGCGCTCGTCGTGCTGGGACTGCCGGATGAGGACATGCCCAAGTTCCAACTGTTGCTAGCACAGGAACTGAAGGTGCTAGCCATCTTCAACTGCGCGCGCTACCGGCTCGGCATGAATGAAACCCAGGCCTGGATTGACGAAGGCCGCCCCGGTTGA
- a CDS encoding helix-turn-helix domain-containing protein produces the protein MSQTAHLIATLKRLLKARGITYAMVGQHLRLSEASVKRQFSRQSFTLQTLEAICQLMDLELLELAQAAETSRLNVRQLSAAQEAELVTDPRRVLVAVCVLNHWTMAQIVATYQLSEAQCTSQLLQLDKLGLIRLLPENRVRLSVARDFTWLPDGPIQRFFRAGAQTDFMAAGFNQAGELLRFQHGMLSPAANARFRQKLQRLVQEFTELHEDCLSLPAEARYGTSLLLAMRPWEPAAFEALRRQPDVRVFPPDMH, from the coding sequence ATGTCGCAGACCGCCCATCTCATTGCCACGCTCAAACGTCTGCTCAAAGCCCGCGGCATCACCTACGCCATGGTCGGCCAGCACCTGCGATTGAGCGAAGCCAGCGTCAAGCGCCAGTTTTCCCGGCAAAGCTTCACCTTGCAGACGCTGGAAGCCATTTGCCAACTGATGGACCTGGAGCTGCTGGAGTTGGCGCAGGCGGCCGAAACCAGCCGATTGAATGTCAGGCAACTGAGCGCCGCGCAGGAAGCCGAGCTGGTCACCGATCCCCGCCGGGTACTGGTGGCCGTCTGCGTGCTCAATCACTGGACCATGGCGCAGATCGTCGCCACCTATCAGCTGAGCGAAGCGCAATGCACCAGCCAGCTATTGCAGCTGGACAAGCTGGGGCTGATTCGGCTGCTGCCGGAAAACCGGGTCCGGCTAAGCGTGGCGCGCGACTTCACCTGGTTGCCGGACGGTCCTATTCAACGTTTTTTCCGTGCCGGTGCCCAGACCGACTTCATGGCGGCCGGCTTCAATCAGGCGGGCGAACTGCTGCGCTTCCAGCATGGCATGCTGAGCCCGGCCGCCAATGCCCGCTTCCGGCAAAAGTTGCAGCGCCTGGTGCAGGAATTCACCGAGCTGCATGAGGATTGCCTGAGCCTGCCGGCCGAAGCACGCTATGGCACCAGCCTCCTGCTGGCAATGCGGCCGTGGGAGCCGGCGGCATTCGAGGCTTTGCGGCGGCAGCCGGATGTTCGTGTTTTTCCGCCGGATATGCACTGA
- a CDS encoding GGDEF domain-containing response regulator, whose amino-acid sequence MSQTELATPLPRILVVDDSRIVRATVKKHLSTQFDVIEAADGEAGWERLEADPDVLVLMSDLSMPKLDGFGLLARVRKSADARIKHTPVIIISGEEDAETKQLAVERGANDFVTKSTDRAEMLARVSAAVKLAKTARELRTTEEVQARTTTTDTQTGVATEHMLHVEADKAMAHATRYHGETTLVLFEIDRFDSLRAELGEAVADQLINLVAKLVSGRLRKEETLARLTGPRFGVMLYADLAGSRIYAERLQETIAAARVNFKGRQIQITANIGMANAQADGTANFDELLAKAVHRLEQAYSVDRALELISQGELEDVMARLPALMAKLAPLLALTR is encoded by the coding sequence ATGAGTCAAACTGAGCTTGCCACCCCTCTGCCCCGCATCCTTGTGGTCGATGACTCCCGCATCGTCCGTGCCACGGTAAAGAAACACCTCTCCACCCAATTCGACGTGATAGAAGCGGCCGATGGCGAAGCCGGCTGGGAGCGCCTGGAGGCGGACCCGGACGTGCTGGTGCTGATGAGCGATCTCAGCATGCCCAAGCTGGATGGCTTCGGCCTGTTGGCGCGGGTACGAAAATCGGCCGATGCCCGTATCAAGCATACGCCGGTCATCATCATTTCCGGTGAAGAGGATGCCGAAACCAAACAATTGGCGGTGGAACGCGGCGCCAACGATTTCGTCACCAAGTCCACCGACCGGGCGGAAATGCTGGCGCGGGTGTCGGCGGCGGTCAAGCTGGCGAAGACCGCGCGCGAGTTGCGCACGACCGAGGAGGTACAGGCCCGTACGACCACCACCGACACCCAGACCGGCGTGGCCACCGAGCATATGCTGCATGTCGAGGCCGACAAGGCCATGGCGCATGCAACCCGCTACCATGGCGAAACGACGCTGGTGCTATTCGAAATCGACCGCTTCGACAGCCTGCGCGCCGAGCTGGGCGAGGCCGTGGCCGATCAGTTGATCAACCTGGTGGCAAAATTGGTATCCGGGCGGCTACGCAAGGAAGAGACCCTGGCGCGCCTGACCGGCCCGCGTTTCGGCGTGATGCTGTATGCCGATCTGGCCGGCAGCCGGATCTATGCCGAGCGGCTGCAGGAGACCATCGCCGCGGCGCGGGTGAATTTCAAGGGCCGGCAGATCCAGATCACCGCCAATATCGGCATGGCCAATGCCCAGGCCGACGGCACGGCCAACTTCGACGAATTGCTGGCCAAGGCCGTCCACCGGCTGGAGCAGGCTTACAGCGTGGACAGGGCGCTGGAGCTGATCAGCCAGGGCGAGTTGGAAGACGTCATGGCCCGTTTGCCGGCCTTGATGGCCAAGCTGGCGCCGCTGTTGGCGCTGACTCGCTGA
- a CDS encoding TonB-dependent receptor domain-containing protein, whose protein sequence is MRMKQLAYAISLIGLTSAAQVYAEEATQKVEKIEVTGSRIVRTNLSSSTPVLTIGTDTMGNLGMENFADIATALPQFAPSFGSSRSQSTFSGAENSGLNQANLRNLGTNRTLVLINGRRVPGGLSTDTAVDFNAIPTANIERIEVITGGASAVYGSDAVAGVINIITKKNFEGIQLTLDYGRSAEGDNTNPSGSILLGGKFGEQGRGLLTVQWDKQGQVSCKDRYLCAEDFLWNDSAAPARRGPSVYSGIGLGGRFFIGNTSYTRRNGSFVDGNGQLIPFVTAQDGYNRNAQRDLAIPTTRLMVAGDADYKLNDKVKVYTEMNYAQTTTDSAFEGHPFQSSSDLVGGAVAPTIPRNNPFIPTALRNAMPADQTEMTWFQRFAGLGDRGANNDRTMVRVVGGIRGDMESLFGLGSDWRWDVSHVYGRTSVNLSTEGLVGLPELYNGLRVEADPANAGGYRCVDAVARGAGCVPINPFAPYTPAMANYLTKGSSAIGRSIIKDTIASLSGTAFELPAGAVKTSVGAEYRTFSGYLDFDPLSNQGLVTGNQVGDTDFVETKTREYFGEILVPILADKPLVHALNFEGAFRHSSTARDDYNTWKFGGDWAPIESLRFRAQKARAVRSPVPSELSGISTTAGVINDPCAAVRRNINGTRAANCAAAGVPADYAPPQLIDQGVQGFSGGNPNLKPEIATTLTYGMVWQPSFVKNLSITIDRFDVEIKDIITTVSRQTAVDLCYDRGLLCGSVTRGQHPLLPGANYVLRAVNEEQQNVAEQRVAGIDLSVNYNFKLQNYGAFDLSLLSTIYDKATFVPLVGEPELDLLGQAGGSTTDQGFIKMTASANVGYRLGKFKANWNMRHIGKAEMGLGSHEAGFPAIGAHTYHNIRVGYDFAKSSEVYAGITNLFDKKPPFFASGTSGTQALDTIPGYYDVFGRSYFVGLRTKF, encoded by the coding sequence ATGAGAATGAAGCAACTGGCTTACGCCATTAGTTTGATTGGCCTGACAAGCGCCGCACAGGTTTACGCCGAAGAGGCGACGCAAAAAGTAGAGAAGATCGAAGTTACCGGCTCCCGCATTGTTCGTACCAATCTCTCCAGTTCCACCCCGGTTCTGACCATCGGCACTGACACCATGGGCAATCTGGGCATGGAGAACTTTGCCGATATCGCCACCGCGCTGCCTCAGTTCGCCCCGTCGTTCGGCTCGTCGCGTTCGCAATCGACCTTCTCCGGCGCGGAAAACTCCGGCTTGAACCAGGCCAATCTCCGTAACCTGGGTACCAATCGCACCCTGGTGTTGATCAACGGCCGCCGCGTACCGGGCGGCTTGTCCACCGATACCGCGGTCGACTTCAATGCCATTCCGACCGCCAATATCGAGCGGATCGAAGTGATCACCGGTGGCGCATCGGCCGTCTACGGCTCCGATGCGGTGGCGGGTGTCATCAACATCATCACCAAGAAGAATTTCGAAGGCATCCAGCTGACCCTGGACTACGGCCGCTCGGCCGAAGGCGACAATACCAATCCGTCCGGCTCCATCTTGCTTGGCGGCAAGTTCGGCGAGCAGGGTCGCGGCTTGTTGACCGTGCAGTGGGACAAGCAGGGCCAGGTGAGCTGTAAGGATCGCTATCTGTGCGCGGAAGACTTCCTGTGGAACGACTCCGCGGCGCCGGCCCGGCGCGGCCCGTCGGTCTATTCCGGCATTGGCCTGGGTGGTCGCTTCTTCATCGGCAATACGTCCTATACCCGCCGTAATGGCAGCTTCGTCGATGGCAATGGCCAACTGATTCCCTTTGTCACGGCACAGGATGGCTACAACCGCAATGCGCAGCGCGACCTCGCCATTCCCACCACCCGCTTGATGGTGGCCGGCGATGCCGACTACAAGCTGAACGACAAGGTGAAGGTCTACACTGAGATGAACTACGCTCAGACCACCACCGATTCGGCATTCGAAGGCCACCCGTTCCAATCCAGCTCGGACCTGGTGGGTGGCGCGGTGGCGCCGACCATTCCCCGCAACAACCCATTTATCCCGACAGCGCTGCGCAATGCGATGCCGGCCGATCAAACCGAGATGACCTGGTTCCAGCGCTTTGCCGGCCTGGGCGACCGCGGCGCCAACAACGACCGTACCATGGTCCGCGTGGTAGGCGGCATCCGTGGCGATATGGAAAGCCTGTTCGGTCTGGGCAGCGACTGGCGCTGGGATGTTTCCCACGTCTATGGTCGCACCAGCGTCAATCTGAGCACCGAGGGCTTGGTCGGTCTGCCTGAGCTGTACAACGGTTTGCGCGTCGAGGCGGATCCGGCCAATGCCGGCGGCTACCGCTGCGTGGACGCTGTCGCGCGCGGCGCCGGTTGCGTGCCGATCAATCCGTTCGCACCGTATACCCCCGCCATGGCCAATTACCTGACCAAGGGCTCGTCCGCCATCGGCAGAAGCATCATCAAGGACACCATTGCCTCCCTGAGCGGTACGGCCTTCGAGCTGCCGGCCGGCGCGGTGAAGACCTCGGTGGGCGCGGAATATCGCACCTTCTCCGGCTACCTGGATTTCGATCCGCTCAGCAATCAAGGGCTGGTGACGGGTAATCAGGTTGGCGATACCGATTTCGTCGAAACCAAGACCCGTGAATACTTCGGTGAAATCCTGGTTCCGATCCTGGCCGACAAGCCGCTGGTCCATGCGTTGAATTTCGAAGGTGCCTTCCGTCATTCCAGCACCGCGCGCGACGATTACAACACCTGGAAGTTCGGTGGCGATTGGGCGCCGATCGAAAGCCTGCGTTTCCGTGCCCAGAAAGCCCGCGCGGTACGCTCGCCGGTGCCTAGCGAATTGTCCGGCATCAGCACCACGGCTGGCGTGATCAACGATCCTTGCGCCGCCGTGCGCCGCAATATCAACGGCACACGGGCGGCAAATTGCGCTGCCGCTGGCGTGCCGGCCGATTACGCGCCGCCGCAGCTGATCGACCAGGGCGTGCAAGGCTTTTCGGGCGGTAACCCCAACCTGAAGCCGGAAATCGCCACCACGCTGACCTACGGCATGGTGTGGCAGCCAAGCTTCGTGAAGAACCTGTCGATCACCATCGACCGCTTCGATGTCGAGATCAAGGACATCATCACTACCGTGTCGCGCCAGACCGCTGTCGATCTGTGCTACGACCGGGGCTTGCTGTGCGGTTCGGTGACGCGCGGCCAGCATCCGCTGCTGCCTGGCGCCAACTATGTGCTGCGCGCCGTGAACGAAGAGCAGCAGAACGTGGCTGAGCAGCGGGTTGCCGGTATCGACCTCAGCGTGAACTACAACTTCAAGTTGCAGAACTACGGTGCCTTCGATCTGTCGCTGCTGTCCACGATCTACGACAAGGCGACCTTCGTGCCGCTGGTAGGCGAGCCAGAGCTGGATCTGCTGGGTCAGGCCGGTGGTTCGACTACCGACCAAGGCTTCATCAAGATGACGGCATCGGCCAATGTCGGCTACCGCCTCGGCAAGTTCAAGGCCAACTGGAATATGCGCCATATCGGCAAGGCGGAAATGGGCCTGGGTTCGCACGAGGCCGGCTTCCCGGCGATCGGCGCGCACACTTACCACAACATCCGCGTCGGTTACGACTTCGCCAAGTCCAGCGAAGTCTATGCCGGTATCACCAACCTGTTCGACAAGAAGCCGCCGTTCTTTGCCTCCGGTACCTCCGGTACGCAAGCCCTGGATACCATCCCAGGCTACTACGACGTGTTCGGCCGTTCGTACTTCGTGGGCCTGCGCACCAAGTTCTAA